The following DNA comes from Haloarchaeobius salinus.
TCGGCCCGTTGCCTGCGATTTCGAGTTGATTGGTGGGACGTTTAAACGTTTCTTTCTCGCAGTCCATCGCTACCCCGTCGCACGCTCACTCGTCGTCGTCGAACTCGATGTCGTAGGCGTCGTCGCCGAGGTCGTACACGTCGTCGCCGGTGCTGCTGCCCACGTCGCCAGAGCCAGCGTCGGGGCCGCCGAAGCCGCCGCCACCGCCACTCGCGCCGCCGACGTTCTCGAACGGGTCCTCGTCCTCGGGGAAGCCGTAGGTCCAGACGTTGCCCGAGGCCATCCCGTCGACCCGTGTGTCGATGTACGGCGTGACGACGTACTTCTTCAGGACGACGCGGATGGGAACCCGCGTGACGGGGATGGTGAGCAGGACGCCCAGCGCGTCGGTGACGAACCCGGGCGTGAGGAGGAACGCCCCGGCCGCGATGAGCAGGCCGCCGTCCATCAGCTCGTCCGTCGGGGGCTTGCCCTCGGCGAGCTTGCGCTGTATCTTCCGGATGGTCCTGCGGCCTTCGGCGCGGACGAGGAACATCCCGATGAGCCCGGTCAGGACGACCAGCGCGACCGTCTCGATTGGGCCGAGGAAGCCCCAGGCCGCGATGGCAACGAGCAGGATCGCATCGAGGAGGGGGATGAGCAGCAACAGCCCGATGTACCGGAGCGTTCGCATGGACGGGTGTTGCGGGCCACCCCTCAAAGCCCTTTTTCTATCTCCGTGGGGTGTGGCGATGCTGGATTCGGGTTCCACCCTGGCGCGCGGCTGGCGAGACTGCGCGAGCGGTGCGCGGTTCGGAGCGAGCGCTCGCGAGCGAGAACCGCGACTGCGAACGGGGAGCGTGCGACCCGTGAGCGCAGCGAACGCGTCGAGCCAGTCCGCGCGAGGGGGCTTTCTGGCTGTCACCGACAGTACCCCTGTCCGAACTGCCAACCTCCCCGCCTCCAACGAACACCGACAACACGCAACCCTTAGGCACGCACACCCGAAGCCCAAACCATGGACGACTCCGCAGTCGAGACGCGCGTCGAGTGGCGTGAGTGGGGGCAGGACGCCTTCGACGCAGCAGACGCTCTGAACAAGCCAGTCTTGCTCTCGCTCTCCGCGACGTGGTGCTCGCACTGTCACGAGATGGACCGGGAGACGTACGACGAGCCGAGGATCGCGGCGAACGTGAACGACGGGTTCGTGCCGGTCAGGGTCGACGTCGACCGCCATCCCAGGGTCCGGGACCGCTACAACATGGGTGGGTTCCCGTCGACGGTGTTCCTCACGCCCGAGGGCGAGGTCCTGACGGGCGCGGGCTACCTCGGCGTCGACGGGATGCGGCAGGTGCTCGACTCGGTGCGGGAGATGTGGGACGGGAAGCGGGCGTCCGCCGGGAGAGTCCCGCGGGCGCTCCAGGGGAACGACACGCCCGCCGGGGAGCTCACCGCCGACATCGAGTCGAACCTCGTCGGCCAGCTCATGGCTGCGTACGACGAGCAGGCGGGCGGCTGGGGCGAGGCGGAGAAGTTCCCGCTACCGCGGACGGTCGAGTTCGCGCTGAAGCGCGAGCGGGAGCAGGCGCTGCGGAGCCTGAACGCGGTGAGCGCGAACCTGCTGGACGACTACGAGGGCGGGTTCTTCCGCTTCGCGGGGAACCCGGACTGGACCGACGTCCACTACGAGAAGGTACTGGACACGAACGCGGCGCTGGTGCGGGCGTTCGCCAACGCCTACCTGCTGACGGGGAAGGAGGAGCTGCGCCAGCCGGCGGCGTCGACGGTGGACTACCTGACGACGACGCTCTGGACGGGCGAGGCGTTCGCGGGGAGCCAGGCCGCCGGCGAGGGGCGTGACTACTACGCGGCGGAGGCGAGCGACCGCGAGTCGATGCCGGCACCGCCGGTCGACGAGACGGTGTTCGCGGACTGGAACGCGCTCGCGGTCGACGCGCTGCTCACCTACCACGGCTACACCGACGACGAGGGGGCGCGCCGGTACGCCGGGCGGGCGCTCTCGCACCTCGTCGACGACCTCGTGGACGACGGCGTCGTCACGCACTACCGGACCACCGGTGCAGACGACGAGGTCGGTGCGTCGGGCCTGCTCGTCGACCACGCCCGGGTCGTCGGCGCGCTGACGCGGGCGCGACAGGTGCTCGGGCCGGACGCGCTCGACGATACGGCGGCCGACGCGGACGTTCTCGCGACGGCACGGGCGGTCGCGGATCACGCCATCGAGACGCTGCGCTCCGGCCAGTCGTTCGTCGACGGTCCCCGGGAGGGTGCGGGCCTGCTCGACCGGCCGCTCCGCCCGCTCGACGGGAACGTGGAGTTCGCGGACGCGCTGTGCGACCTCGCCGTGCTGACGGGCGAGGACCGCTACCGCGAGGTGGCCCGCGAGACGCTCGCGGCGTTCGCCGGGGCGGCCGACCGCTTCGGCGTCCGCATCGCGGCGTACGGGAGTGCGGTGTCGCGGCTGCTGAACGAGCCGCTGGTCATCGCCGTGACGGCCGAGGCGGGCAGCGACCTCCACCGCGCCGCGCTCCGGATGGCCGACCACGAGAAGGTCGTGGTGCCGGCCGCCGAGGGCTACGACGCGACCGACGCGGCGTACGTCGTCCGCGGCGACGAGACGAGCGAGCCAGCCACGACCCCGGAGGAACTCGGCCGGCGCGTCTCCGAGCTGGTGCGCTGAGTCGTCGGGAACCCGTCCGCTCTGCCGTCGATCCGCCGCAGTCGTGCGATTCCGGACGACGCCGGTCGAAACAACTACCGTTGTGTTTATGGTTCTCCACTGAGACAGGGTTTATTATGGCGAGTTTGAGGGACCTGGGTCTGTCGGAGTACGAGGCGAGAGCCTACCGAGCGCTGTTGAACACCGGTCCGACAACGGCCAAGGAGTTGTCCCGGGCGAGCGACGTGCCGATGGGCCGCATCTACGACGTGCTGAACAGCATCGAGCAGTACAACCTCGTGCGTTCCCAGACCGCGAGCCGGCCGAAGAAGTACGTCGCGGTGGAACCCTCGACCGCACTCGACCGTCTGCTGGACGACAAGAAACGCGAGCTGGAGGAGAAGGCGGAGCAGTACGAGAACATCGTCGACGAGCTGTCCGAGGAGCTCGACGCCGCCGAGCCCGTCGAGGAGCAGTTCTGGACCGCCTCCGTCGGCGAGGCGGAGACGACCGACCTGCTGCTCGAGCGGCTCACCGCCGCCGACGAGCGCATCATCATGGTCGCCTCCACGGCGTCGCCGCAGTTCGACGTGAGCGAGGTCGGCGACAAGATCGTCGAGGAACTGGAGGAGGCCATCGAGCGCGGCGTCGACGTCGACGTGCTGCTCACCCGCGAGATGGTCGCTTCGCTCTCGGAGGAGGTCGGCCGCCGCTACCGCGACCGCCTCTCCGGCGAGGAGTCGTTCCAGGTACGCACCAGCGAGGACGTGACTGGCACGTTCAACCTCATCGACGACATGGAGGTCGTCATCCAGGTGCCGAACCCGCTGGGCTCCCGGGAGACGTTCGCGATGATCGACCTCAAGGACCCCGAGTTCGCGGGCGAGGTGTACGCCGAGTTCGAGCCGACGTGGCGGGATGCGGAGCCGCTGAGTTTCTGAACCGGCGACGGCGTCTGCTGTCCGGAAAAGGTACTTACCAGTAGGGATAGATGCTCTACGGGCATGAGACGCCGTGCCCTCCTCGCGACGACCGGCGCGCTGGCCTCGTTAGCCGGGTGTTCAGTACTGTCCTCCGGGTCCGCGACTCTCGATTTGTCCGTATTCAATCACGATGACAGTCCGTACACGGTCCTCATCGAACTGGTACGTCCAGGCGAGAACCGGTCGCGAAGTGAGGCACTCGTTTACGACGCTCGCTTCGATGTCCCTGCTGACGGCGGTGAGACCCGTGAGGCGGTCGTCGAGAAGCGACCCTACATCGCACGCTACGACGCCTACGAGGACGACAACTTCCTGACCGACCAGGACCACTTCCACTACTACCCTCACGACGACGGCGACGACTTCATCGCCTTCGATATCGACGACCAGGGAACGCTGACGCACCGCTGAGCCGCCAGGCGGGTCACTCAACCTGCTGGTAGAGAGCTACCGTCACGAGCGCGAAGCCGGCCGCCAGCGCGACGGCCTGTCCCAGTCGCCGCACCGCGGGATCGAGCCCCACCAGCCCGTCCGCGACCCCGAGCGCGCCAGCGGCCGTCAGCGTGGCCAGCCCGACCGCCAGCCAGAGCAGCGGCCGCGAGGCGGTCCGCCGGTGTGCCCGGTAGGCGACGTGCGTGACGACGCCGCCGAGCGCGACCGAGACCGCGTTCGCGAGGACGGCGAACGCTGTCGTGGAGACCATCGTGGGACGGGGACCCCGGTCGGGTCACCCGAGGAGGTACTGGACCGGGCGGTTCTCCCGGACGAAGTCGCGCTCCTCGAGGTAGGCGTCCACGCCGAGGATGCGGCCGGCCCCGAACGCCCCGAGGCCGAACAGCAGCAGCGCGTAGACGATGTGGGAGTCGATGACGATGCCGTTCGCGAGCGGCAGGCTGGCCGCCCAGTAGAACACCATCATGATCGCGCCCCAGAACGCGCTGAACCGGACGAACGCCCCGAGCAGGAGCGCGAGCCCGACGAGCGTGAGCCCCCAGGCGTTCAGCGGGTCGATGAGCCAGAGGTACTCGTTGGCCATGGTCGCCCACATCCCGCCGAAGGGGTTGCCCTCCGGGATGGCGTTCGTGAGGAAGCCACCGGCCGACCAGCTCGGGTCGAGGACCTTCGTGATGCCCGCGTAGAAGAAGGTCCAGCCCATGATGAGCCGGAGCGCCAGCAGCGAGTAGCCGACCCACGTCTCCGAGTAGTTGAACCGGGCGCTACGTCCGAACAGCTCGGTCTCGAGTTCGTTGGTTGCCATGGGCCTGTCACCTCTACACGTGAACATGGTCGGGGAAACCCCTTCAACCGGGGCTCCGGTTCCCAGACGCTGAAAAGCGGGCGCGTAGCAGCGACGAGCAGGAGACCGCCGCATCCGGAACGGTTTTGCCCACGGCAGGCGGGGCAGGGAACATGACAACAGCGGCTGACCGCGTCCTCACGAACGCGGAGGTACACACGCTCGCGGACCCCGACGAGACGTACGAGGCCGTCGCCATCCGCGACGGTGAAATCGTCCGACTCGACAGCGCGTACGAGATCGACTTCCTCGTCGGCGTCGACACCGACGTCGTCGACTGCGGCGGCCGGACCGTGGTTCCGGGCTTCGTCGACGCGCACACGCACATGCAGCAGCTCGGGCAGTACCAGGTCCACGCCGACCTCTCCGACGCGGGCTCCGCCGACGAGGCCGTGGAGACGCTCGCCAGCGACGCGGCCGACGACGGCGACTGGCTGCTCGGGTTCGGCTGGGACGAGTCCGGGTGGGGCGAGCCGCGCTACCTCACGCGCGAGGATCTCGACCGCGTCAGCGACGAGCGTCCGGTCGCCGCGGTCAGAGTGGACATGCACACCGCCGCGCTGAACTCGGTCGCGCTGGAGCGGCTCCGGGACGAGATGCCGGCCGACGACGTCCGCACCGACGACGGCGAGCCGACCGGTGTCGTCGTCGAGGACGCCGTCGAGCCGGTGTGGGACGCCATCGACCCCGACCCCGCGGAGACGCACGAACTCCTGACGGCGGCGCGGGACTACGCCCACCGCCACGGCGTCACCGCCGTCCACGACATGGTTCGCCAGTCCCACGCGCCGCGGGTGTACCGCGAGCTCAACCTCGAGGACGCGCTGGACCTGCGGGTCCGCATCAACTACTGGAGCGACCACCTCGACGCCGTGCGCGAGGCGGGGCTCCGGACGAACCACGGCAGCGAGTTCGTCCGGACGGGGGCCATCAAGTCGTTCACCGACGGAAGCTTCGGCGGCCGCACCGCGAAGCTCTCCGAGCCCTACGCCGACGACCCGGAGGAGACCGGCACCTGGGTCGTCGACCCCGGCGAGCTCCGCGATATAACGACGAAGGCGGACGACGCCGGGCTCCAGTGCACCGTCCACGCCATCGGCGACGAGGCCGTCGAGGAGACGCTGTCGGCGTTCGAGGCGACGGCGGACCCGGGTGCGGCCCGCCACCGCGTGGAGCACGTCGAGCTCGCGACCGACGAGCACGTCGAGCGCTTCGCCGAGTCCGGTGTCGTCGCGTCCTGCCAGCCGAACTTCCTCCAGTGGGCCGACGAGGGCGGGCTGTACGACCAGCGCCTCGGCGAGGACCGTCGGAAGCTGTCGAACCGCTACCGCGACCTGCTCGACGCCGGCGTGCACCTCGCGTTCTCCAGCGACACCATGCCGATGGACCCACTGCTCGGCGTCGGGCTCGCGGTGAGCGCATCGAGCGAGCACCAGCGCATCTCGGTGACGGAGGCGCTGCGGGCGTACACCCTCGGCGGCGCGTACGCCGGTTTCGACGAGGACCGCATGGGGACCGTCGAGGTCGGGAAGGTGGCCGACTTCGCGGTGCTGGAGGCGTCGCCGTGGGAGGTCGACGCCGACGAGATCCGCGACATCGACGTGGCGATGACGGTCGTCGACGGCGAGGTCGTCTACGACGGACGGTAGTCGAGCGGCGCTCTCCGCTCAGACCGCCAGCAGCAGCCACAGCGCCCCCATCCCGGCCGCCAGCGTCCACGCCATGCTCTCGGTTCGCCAGGCGACGACGGTGGCGACCCCGCCGGCGGCGACCTTCGGCGTCAGGACCGCCACGGTGCCTTCGGGTGCGACCAGCGACGGGAGCACCAGCCCCGCCAGCACCGCGGCGGGGACGAGTTCGAGCGCGCGTTCGGCCAGTCGAGGCACCTCGTCGACGCGCTGGAACAGCACGATGAACGACACGCGGACGAGGTAGCTCCCGACGGCGGCCGCGACGAACGCCGCCCAGAGGATCGGGTCGGACAGCGAGGTCACGGTTCGCCCTCCGTGGTGCCGTCTGGCGTCCTGTCCGGGCGGTCCGCTGGCGGTTCGTCGTCCGCGCCGTCGGGGTCCGCCACGAGTCCGAGACCGACACCCGCGAGTGCTGCGATGACCAGCCCGAGGTCGAACGGGACGTCGAGGCCGGCGGTCGCGCCGACGCCGCCGACGGCCGCCGCGACGACCCCGCCGCGGTCCCGGACGTTCGGGACGAGCAGCGCGAGGAACAGCAGCGGGATGGCGAACTCCAGGTGCCACGCGGGCGGGAGTCCGGTCCCGAGCGACGCGCCGGCGGTGACGGAGACGGTCCACGTGACCCACAGCGGGAGCGCGGTGCCGAAGTAGTACGCCCGCCGGTCGACGGACCCCTCGGCCCGGAACTTCGCCACCGAGAGGGCGTACGTCACGTCCAGCAGGAAGAAGGAGAGCACGAGCCGCGAGCGGCGGGAGAACGACTGGAGGTAGGGGGCGATGCTCGCGCTGTACATCGCGTAGCGCAGGTTGACGACGATGGCGGTGAGGACGGCGACGGCGACCGGCGCGTCGCGGGCGAGCAGCTCCATCATGGCGAGCTGGGCGGCCCCGGCGAACAGCAGGGCGGCCGACCAGAGCGCGGTCACGGGATCGAGACCGAGGTTCGCGGCCGCGACGCCGACGACCAGTCCGAACGGGACGTTCGCCGGCAGTGCCGGGAGGACGGCGCGTGCGCCGTCGACGAACGCCGAACGCGCGGTCGAGGTCACGTCTCGCACTCGTCCAGTGGGCCCCTGTCGGTTGTGGTTCCGGCAGTCCGGTCGCCAATACCGTGCGAATATGTGTCATGAATGGCCGGTAAGAGGGGCTCCCAACCGCCAGTCCGCTCCTTTGAAGAGAAAAGTTATTCAATACCCGGGACAGAGTTGCTAGTCACCCACAGGTGGACACATCGTGCCAAGAATGGAAACTGCGGACTTCGATACGGAGCTCAGTCTCTTCAAGTACGACAACCTGGAACAGCTTCCACCGGAGTACCGCGACCTCGACGAGTCCGAACGCACCGAACGGATCGAGGCCGCCAAGACGGCACTCGGCGACGACGTCGTCATCCTCGGCCACAACTACCAGCGCCGGGAGATCGTCGAGCACGCCGACTTCATCGGCGACTCCTACCAGCTGAGCAAGGAGGCCGCCGCGGCCGACGCGCCATACGTCGTCTTCGGCGGGGTGACGTTCATGGCGGAGTCCGCCGACATCATCACCGACGACGAGCAGTCCGTCATCCTCCCGTCGATGGAGGCCTCCTGTCCCATGGCCGGGATGGCGGAGGCGCTCCAGGTCGACGCCGCCTGGGAGGAGATCACGAACGCGGCCCCCGACGCCGACATCGTCCCCATCACGTACATGAACAGCTACGCCGACCTGAAGGCGTTCTGTGCCGAGCAGGGCGGGCTGGTCTGTACGTCCTCCAACGCCCACCGCGCGTTCGAGTGGGCGTTCGAGCGCGGCGACAAGGTGCTGTTCCTGCCCGACAAGCACCTCGGCGAGAACACGGCCCACCGGCTCGGCATGGCGGACGACGTCGCCGAGTGGGACCCGTGGGACCCCGAGGGGAAGGACGCCGAGCAGGTCGCCGAATCGGACATCATCCTCTGGGACGGCTACTGCCAGGTCCACGAGCGCTTCCGGGTCGACCACATCGAGCAGGTGCGCGCGGAGCACGAGGACGCGAAGGTCATCGTCCACCCCGAGTGCCGCCGCGAGGTCGTTGAGGCCGCCGACGTGGCCGGCTCCACGGCGACCATCACGCAGACCATCGAGGACGCCGACCCCGGCGACACCTGGGCCATCGGCACCGAGATACACCTGACGAACCACCTCTCGCGCTGGCACCCCGAGGTGAACGTCCTGCCGCTGTGTGGCGACGCCTGCATGGACTGCAACGCCATGCGCCAGATCGACCCGAACTACCTCACCTGGGTGCTGGAGGAGCTGGTCGAGGGCCGCGAGCGCAACGTTATCGAGGTCGCACCCGGCGAGAAGGAGCTCGCGAAGGTCGCCCTCGACCGCATGCTGGAGGTCTGATCGATGGCACGAGAGACCGACGTACTCGTGGTCGGCACCGGCATCGCGGGCTGTGCGGCCGCGCTCGGTGCCGCGCGCGAGGGCGCGGACGTGCTCGTCGTCACGAAAGCGGAGAAGCCCGAGGACGCCTCCTCGGACTGGGCGCAGGGCGGTATCTCCACGACGGGCACCGACCCGGAGACGTTCAGGCAGGACATCCTCGACGCCAGCGCCGGCACCGCGGACGAGGCCGCCGTCGATGTACTCGTCGAGAACGCAGACGACGCCGTGCAGGACGTGCTCGTGGACACCCTCGACGTGGACTTCGACGTCGACGCGGACACCGACGAGTTCGACTACACGCGCGAGGCCGCCCACTCCGAGGAGCGCATCCTCCACGTGGACGCCTCGACCGGCCGGCACATCCTCCGGCCGTTCCTCAACCACCTCGCGAAGCACGACGACGTCGAGATCCTGGAGGACACCGCCGCGCTCGAACTGATCACCCACGAGGGGCGGGTCCACGGTGCGATGCTCGACACCGAGACGACCGGCGAGCCCGTCTACGCCGGCACCACCGTCCTCGCGACGGGCGGCATCGGCGACCTGTTCGGGCGCAGCACGAACCCCACGGGTTCGACCGGCGACGGCATCGCGATGGCCGCCCTGGCGGGAGCCGACGTCGCGGACATGGAGTTCGTGCAGTTCCACCCGACCGCCTACGCCGGCGACGACCCGTTCCTGCTCTCGGAGGCCATCCGGGGCGAGGGCGGGCTCCTGCGGAACGGCGACGGCGAGCGGTTCATGCCCGGCTATCACGACGACGCCGAACTCGCGCCCCGCGACGTGGTCGCCCGCGCCGTGCAGGACGAGATCGGAGACACGGGCGAGGTCACGCTGGACGTGTCGACGCTCGGCGAGCCGTTCGACGAGGCGTTCCCGGGGCTCGCCGCCAAGTGCGCGGAGCGCGACGTCGACTGGGAGTCCGGCATCCCGGTCGCCCCCTGCGAGCACTTCCTCTGTGGCGGCGTCGACGTCGACCACGAGGGCAGCGCGAGCCTCGACCGCCTGTACGCCGTCGGCGAGTGCGCCCGGACCGGCGTCCACGGTGCGAACCGCCTCGCCAGCACGAGCCTGCTGGAAGGGCTGGTCTGGGGCCTGCGCGCCGGTGAGGACGCTGTCGGCGTGGAACCCGAGGTCGTCGAGGCCCCGGAGCTGCTCGACCGCGACCCGGACCTACCAGAGCGGTTCGCCGCCGAGAAATTCCACCGGCTCCGCCGGACCATGGACGAGTACGTCGGCCTGCGCCGGACCCCGACGGACCTCGGCCGCGCACAGGCCGTCCTCCGGCGGCTGAAGGGCGAGGTCGACGCCTATGTCCGCACCCGGACCGCGCGGGACCTCTACGAGCTCCGGAACGCGAGCGTCACCGCGCTGCTCGTCGCGCGGGCCGCCAGCGAGAACGACGAGAGCGTCGGCTGTCACTTCGTCGAGCAGCCGGCGGCGGCCGGCCAGCACTGATGCTGCACGACAGCCAGGTCGAGGCGTGGCTCCGCGAGGACCTCGGCCACCACGACGTGACCAACGAGGTGCCCGGCGAGACGACCGGGCGACTGGTCGCCAGGGAGGGCGGCGTCGCCGCGGGACTCGACGCCGCCGAGCGCGTCTTCGACTACCTCGACGTCGACGTGACCGAGCGCGTCGGCGAGGGGAGACAGATAGATTCGGGCGACACCGTGCTCCGCGTCGCCGGCCCCGCGAAGGCCGTCCTCCGGGGCGAGCGCGTCGCGGTCAACGTCGCCGGCCACGCCTCCGGCGTCGCCACCCGGACCCGGCGCGCGGTCGACGCAGCCCGCGAGGTGGACGACGACGTACGTATCGCCGCCACCCGGAAGACGACGCCCGGGCTCCGCGAGCTGGAGAAGCGGGCGGTCGTGGCGGGCGGCGGCGACACCCACCGGCTCGACCTCTCGCACATGGTGATGGTGAAGGACAACCACATCGAGGAGCTGGGGCTGGAGGACGCCGTCGCGCACTTCCGCGAGCGCGTCTCCTTCGCCACGAAGGTCGAGGTGGAGGTCGAGTCGCCGGAGGACGCCCCGCGTGCTGCCGAGGCCGGCGCGGACGTGGTGCTCCTCGACAACATGAGCCCCGAGCGCACGACCGAGGCGGTCGACCTGCTGCCCGACGGGGTGCTCGCGGAGGCCTCGGGCGGCATCACCGTCGAGACGGTGGCGGACTACGCGACCACCGGCGTCGACGTCATCTCGATGGGCTCGCTGACCCACTCGGCGGCGAGTCTGGACTACTCCTTCCGCACCGGCGAGTGAGGGTGTCGCAGCCGGTCCCCCCCACGACACCCCAGGCACTACACACGTAGCGTCCCCGTTCTTCGACCAGCGCTATGTTAGCAACGGACATGGGTACCGGACGGACGGGACTGGAGACGGTCCGCGGACTCGGGGGTGAGTCGACGGATGGTTCGTAAACACACCTACTACCGGGCGGTGTCGGTGCTCTGGTTCTTCGGGTCGATGGTGGGCTTCATCGCGGTGGGGCTCGGGATGCTCGAGCCGACCGTCCCGGC
Coding sequences within:
- a CDS encoding FxsA family protein → MRTLRYIGLLLLIPLLDAILLVAIAAWGFLGPIETVALVVLTGLIGMFLVRAEGRRTIRKIQRKLAEGKPPTDELMDGGLLIAAGAFLLTPGFVTDALGVLLTIPVTRVPIRVVLKKYVVTPYIDTRVDGMASGNVWTYGFPEDEDPFENVGGASGGGGGFGGPDAGSGDVGSSTGDDVYDLGDDAYDIEFDDDE
- a CDS encoding DUF255 domain-containing protein, with amino-acid sequence MDDSAVETRVEWREWGQDAFDAADALNKPVLLSLSATWCSHCHEMDRETYDEPRIAANVNDGFVPVRVDVDRHPRVRDRYNMGGFPSTVFLTPEGEVLTGAGYLGVDGMRQVLDSVREMWDGKRASAGRVPRALQGNDTPAGELTADIESNLVGQLMAAYDEQAGGWGEAEKFPLPRTVEFALKREREQALRSLNAVSANLLDDYEGGFFRFAGNPDWTDVHYEKVLDTNAALVRAFANAYLLTGKEELRQPAASTVDYLTTTLWTGEAFAGSQAAGEGRDYYAAEASDRESMPAPPVDETVFADWNALAVDALLTYHGYTDDEGARRYAGRALSHLVDDLVDDGVVTHYRTTGADDEVGASGLLVDHARVVGALTRARQVLGPDALDDTAADADVLATARAVADHAIETLRSGQSFVDGPREGAGLLDRPLRPLDGNVEFADALCDLAVLTGEDRYREVARETLAAFAGAADRFGVRIAAYGSAVSRLLNEPLVIAVTAEAGSDLHRAALRMADHEKVVVPAAEGYDATDAAYVVRGDETSEPATTPEELGRRVSELVR
- a CDS encoding TrmB family transcriptional regulator, which gives rise to MASLRDLGLSEYEARAYRALLNTGPTTAKELSRASDVPMGRIYDVLNSIEQYNLVRSQTASRPKKYVAVEPSTALDRLLDDKKRELEEKAEQYENIVDELSEELDAAEPVEEQFWTASVGEAETTDLLLERLTAADERIIMVASTASPQFDVSEVGDKIVEELEEAIERGVDVDVLLTREMVASLSEEVGRRYRDRLSGEESFQVRTSEDVTGTFNLIDDMEVVIQVPNPLGSRETFAMIDLKDPEFAGEVYAEFEPTWRDAEPLSF
- a CDS encoding DUF7521 family protein is translated as MVSTTAFAVLANAVSVALGGVVTHVAYRAHRRTASRPLLWLAVGLATLTAAGALGVADGLVGLDPAVRRLGQAVALAAGFALVTVALYQQVE
- a CDS encoding DoxX family membrane protein, with the protein product MATNELETELFGRSARFNYSETWVGYSLLALRLIMGWTFFYAGITKVLDPSWSAGGFLTNAIPEGNPFGGMWATMANEYLWLIDPLNAWGLTLVGLALLLGAFVRFSAFWGAIMMVFYWAASLPLANGIVIDSHIVYALLLFGLGAFGAGRILGVDAYLEERDFVRENRPVQYLLG
- a CDS encoding amidohydrolase produces the protein MTTAADRVLTNAEVHTLADPDETYEAVAIRDGEIVRLDSAYEIDFLVGVDTDVVDCGGRTVVPGFVDAHTHMQQLGQYQVHADLSDAGSADEAVETLASDAADDGDWLLGFGWDESGWGEPRYLTREDLDRVSDERPVAAVRVDMHTAALNSVALERLRDEMPADDVRTDDGEPTGVVVEDAVEPVWDAIDPDPAETHELLTAARDYAHRHGVTAVHDMVRQSHAPRVYRELNLEDALDLRVRINYWSDHLDAVREAGLRTNHGSEFVRTGAIKSFTDGSFGGRTAKLSEPYADDPEETGTWVVDPGELRDITTKADDAGLQCTVHAIGDEAVEETLSAFEATADPGAARHRVEHVELATDEHVERFAESGVVASCQPNFLQWADEGGLYDQRLGEDRRKLSNRYRDLLDAGVHLAFSSDTMPMDPLLGVGLAVSASSEHQRISVTEALRAYTLGGAYAGFDEDRMGTVEVGKVADFAVLEASPWEVDADEIRDIDVAMTVVDGEVVYDGR
- a CDS encoding AzlD domain-containing protein, producing MTSLSDPILWAAFVAAAVGSYLVRVSFIVLFQRVDEVPRLAERALELVPAAVLAGLVLPSLVAPEGTVAVLTPKVAAGGVATVVAWRTESMAWTLAAGMGALWLLLAV
- a CDS encoding AzlC family ABC transporter permease is translated as MTSTARSAFVDGARAVLPALPANVPFGLVVGVAAANLGLDPVTALWSAALLFAGAAQLAMMELLARDAPVAVAVLTAIVVNLRYAMYSASIAPYLQSFSRRSRLVLSFFLLDVTYALSVAKFRAEGSVDRRAYYFGTALPLWVTWTVSVTAGASLGTGLPPAWHLEFAIPLLFLALLVPNVRDRGGVVAAAVGGVGATAGLDVPFDLGLVIAALAGVGLGLVADPDGADDEPPADRPDRTPDGTTEGEP
- the nadA gene encoding quinolinate synthase NadA is translated as MPRMETADFDTELSLFKYDNLEQLPPEYRDLDESERTERIEAAKTALGDDVVILGHNYQRREIVEHADFIGDSYQLSKEAAAADAPYVVFGGVTFMAESADIITDDEQSVILPSMEASCPMAGMAEALQVDAAWEEITNAAPDADIVPITYMNSYADLKAFCAEQGGLVCTSSNAHRAFEWAFERGDKVLFLPDKHLGENTAHRLGMADDVAEWDPWDPEGKDAEQVAESDIILWDGYCQVHERFRVDHIEQVRAEHEDAKVIVHPECRREVVEAADVAGSTATITQTIEDADPGDTWAIGTEIHLTNHLSRWHPEVNVLPLCGDACMDCNAMRQIDPNYLTWVLEELVEGRERNVIEVAPGEKELAKVALDRMLEV
- a CDS encoding L-aspartate oxidase; the encoded protein is MARETDVLVVGTGIAGCAAALGAAREGADVLVVTKAEKPEDASSDWAQGGISTTGTDPETFRQDILDASAGTADEAAVDVLVENADDAVQDVLVDTLDVDFDVDADTDEFDYTREAAHSEERILHVDASTGRHILRPFLNHLAKHDDVEILEDTAALELITHEGRVHGAMLDTETTGEPVYAGTTVLATGGIGDLFGRSTNPTGSTGDGIAMAALAGADVADMEFVQFHPTAYAGDDPFLLSEAIRGEGGLLRNGDGERFMPGYHDDAELAPRDVVARAVQDEIGDTGEVTLDVSTLGEPFDEAFPGLAAKCAERDVDWESGIPVAPCEHFLCGGVDVDHEGSASLDRLYAVGECARTGVHGANRLASTSLLEGLVWGLRAGEDAVGVEPEVVEAPELLDRDPDLPERFAAEKFHRLRRTMDEYVGLRRTPTDLGRAQAVLRRLKGEVDAYVRTRTARDLYELRNASVTALLVARAASENDESVGCHFVEQPAAAGQH
- the nadC gene encoding carboxylating nicotinate-nucleotide diphosphorylase, whose amino-acid sequence is MLHDSQVEAWLREDLGHHDVTNEVPGETTGRLVAREGGVAAGLDAAERVFDYLDVDVTERVGEGRQIDSGDTVLRVAGPAKAVLRGERVAVNVAGHASGVATRTRRAVDAAREVDDDVRIAATRKTTPGLRELEKRAVVAGGGDTHRLDLSHMVMVKDNHIEELGLEDAVAHFRERVSFATKVEVEVESPEDAPRAAEAGADVVLLDNMSPERTTEAVDLLPDGVLAEASGGITVETVADYATTGVDVISMGSLTHSAASLDYSFRTGE